In Xanthomonas sacchari, a genomic segment contains:
- a CDS encoding arylamine N-acetyltransferase family protein, translating to MANAPARAPNIAEVGGRRWLCDLGFGSDGIRAPMDLDGLDTDVVQDFDTFRLSRDARGESLLRAKVGGDWAKRYGLDLSPQEWVDFVPANYLNATHPDAIFVQTLLVVLHRPDGRLILLGDTLKTVTRGRVETRQLAGPAVVQVLEGCFGLPAISA from the coding sequence ATGGCGAACGCGCCGGCGCGGGCGCCGAACATCGCCGAGGTGGGGGGCCGGCGCTGGCTGTGCGACCTGGGCTTTGGCAGCGACGGGATCCGCGCGCCGATGGACCTGGATGGCCTCGACACCGACGTCGTGCAGGACTTCGACACCTTCCGCCTGAGCCGCGATGCGCGCGGCGAGTCCCTGCTGCGGGCCAAGGTGGGAGGTGACTGGGCGAAGCGATACGGCTTGGATCTGTCGCCGCAGGAGTGGGTCGATTTCGTCCCCGCCAACTACCTCAATGCCACCCACCCCGACGCCATCTTCGTGCAGACGCTGCTGGTCGTGCTGCATCGGCCCGATGGGCGGCTGATCCTGCTGGGCGACACGCTCAAGACGGTGACGCGGGGGCGTGTCGAGACGCGGCAACTGGCCGGACCGGCAGTGGTCCAGGTGCTGGAAGGGTGCTTCGGGCTCCCGGCCATCTCTGCGTAG
- a CDS encoding winged helix-turn-helix transcriptional regulator, protein MTLHRSTAPYAAHCPVRDVLDRLGDRWSTLVLQALKPAPLRFAALQRAIDDVSKRMLAKTLRGLEEDGLVTRTVFPSKPPAVEYALTPLGRSFVPHIEALVAWAQTHHDAIRDARRLYREQVDAAT, encoded by the coding sequence ATGACCCTGCACCGCTCCACCGCCCCCTACGCCGCCCACTGCCCCGTGCGCGATGTGCTCGATCGACTGGGCGATCGCTGGAGCACGCTGGTGCTGCAGGCACTCAAGCCGGCGCCGCTGCGCTTCGCCGCGTTGCAGCGGGCCATCGACGATGTGTCCAAGCGGATGCTGGCCAAGACCCTGCGCGGGCTCGAGGAAGACGGGCTGGTCACGCGCACGGTGTTTCCCAGCAAGCCGCCGGCGGTGGAGTACGCGCTGACGCCGCTGGGCCGCAGCTTCGTGCCGCATATCGAGGCGCTGGTGGCCTGGGCGCAGACCCACCACGACGCGATCCGCGACGCGCGCCGCCTGTATCGCGAGCAGGTCGACGCGGCGACCTGA
- a CDS encoding Slam-dependent surface lipoprotein, producing the protein MNMKRTHAALLGLAVASVLGSAHAAPFLGKSSNESYVKVGESTVNGGPHHAGLAGIAVNSTGLNKPVDFQGLSTYGGPGSVKVLNFPYSGAPSSHDNLGVFAFAQVGSQDVWFGEWYSRKDNAEGMNTHTVYFIGDKPDSSVPSSGTASYSVVGLNNYNGSNQLTGTFTANFGTGRLTGSIQNNAGFAVNIGTASINSNASISGSNAIARQSGSVVASNGAVSGQFYANQSALAGIADFAGVQYDTAFGGTKQ; encoded by the coding sequence ATGAACATGAAACGCACTCACGCCGCCCTGCTCGGCCTGGCCGTCGCCAGCGTGCTGGGCAGCGCCCACGCCGCGCCGTTCCTCGGCAAGTCGAGCAACGAAAGCTACGTCAAGGTCGGCGAATCCACCGTCAACGGCGGCCCGCACCACGCCGGCCTGGCCGGCATCGCGGTGAACTCGACCGGCCTGAACAAGCCGGTGGACTTCCAGGGCCTGTCCACGTACGGCGGTCCCGGCTCGGTCAAGGTGCTGAACTTCCCGTACAGCGGCGCACCGAGCAGCCACGACAACCTCGGCGTGTTCGCCTTCGCCCAGGTCGGCAGCCAGGACGTGTGGTTCGGCGAGTGGTATTCGCGCAAGGACAATGCCGAGGGTATGAACACGCACACCGTGTACTTCATCGGCGACAAGCCCGACAGCAGCGTGCCCAGCTCCGGCACCGCCAGCTACAGCGTGGTCGGCCTCAACAACTACAACGGCAGCAACCAGCTGACCGGCACCTTCACCGCCAACTTCGGCACCGGCCGCCTGACCGGCTCGATCCAGAACAACGCCGGCTTCGCGGTCAACATCGGCACGGCCAGCATCAACAGCAACGCCAGCATCTCCGGCAGCAACGCCATCGCGCGTCAGTCCGGCAGCGTGGTCGCAAGCAACGGTGCGGTCTCCGGCCAGTTCTACGCCAACCAGAGCGCGCTGGCCGGCATCGCCGATTTCGCAGGGGTCCAGTACGACACCGCGTTCGGCGGCACCAAGCAGTAA
- a CDS encoding surface lipoprotein assembly modifier: MAACLLLAAIAFCAPAQQQDDTRRMLEQRDQRQAAERERALLQEHGEGERPSIVIDGTPYVVAHSANDVGRALYLSLQHRQWPAVQRFLQEYLTLPDRDPLLVHYAQGAVARNAGRYRDAEREYRALLALQPDFLPGRLELARVLFEDQQDREAEQAFAAIAASIDAGDPKTEGVRNSIAGFREALAKRRGWNGSLALGPAWSDNVNRTSASSTCLLSFDGRCYFSRSTPAAITAFGDDYDASLDRRLPLRGHHGLYLRAVLFGQGYRDHSAYNELTTSAQAGYSYRSGRHSAALAPAFDYYALGNQALYGAWGAHAEWSWTLSARSLLKLEGDWRAQRYRRQDYAASYDAIVRSAYATYFRSLDERWTVFAGLDVSDSAAVRDTEAYLQRGVRLGGSRQWAGVSATLFASYRQRDYGAYSTVLRARRHDDEQGYTFVLRAPRLAVAGFVPLLTLRRNRVRSNVDWLYTYDRNTLSLKLERAL; this comes from the coding sequence TTGGCAGCGTGTCTGCTGCTGGCCGCGATCGCCTTCTGCGCCCCGGCGCAGCAGCAGGACGACACCCGGCGCATGCTCGAGCAGCGCGACCAGCGCCAGGCCGCCGAGCGCGAGCGCGCTCTGCTGCAGGAACACGGCGAAGGCGAACGGCCGAGCATCGTCATCGACGGCACGCCCTACGTCGTCGCCCACAGCGCCAACGACGTCGGCCGCGCGCTGTACCTGTCGCTGCAGCACCGGCAATGGCCGGCGGTGCAGCGCTTCCTGCAGGAATACCTGACCTTGCCCGACCGCGATCCGCTGCTGGTGCACTACGCGCAGGGCGCGGTCGCGCGCAACGCTGGCCGCTACCGCGACGCAGAGCGCGAGTACCGCGCGCTGCTGGCGCTGCAGCCGGACTTCCTGCCCGGGCGCCTGGAACTGGCGCGGGTGCTGTTCGAGGATCAGCAGGACCGCGAGGCCGAACAGGCGTTCGCGGCGATCGCCGCGTCGATCGACGCCGGCGATCCCAAGACCGAGGGCGTGCGCAACAGCATCGCCGGCTTTCGGGAAGCGCTGGCCAAGCGGCGTGGCTGGAACGGCAGCCTCGCGCTCGGCCCGGCCTGGAGCGACAACGTCAACCGCACTTCGGCCAGTTCCACCTGCCTGTTGAGCTTCGATGGACGCTGCTACTTCAGCCGCAGCACGCCGGCGGCGATCACCGCCTTCGGCGACGACTACGACGCCAGCCTCGACCGGCGCCTGCCGCTGCGCGGACACCATGGGCTGTACCTGCGCGCCGTGCTGTTCGGCCAGGGCTACCGCGACCACAGCGCCTACAACGAGCTGACCACGAGCGCGCAGGCCGGCTATAGCTACCGCAGCGGACGCCACAGCGCCGCGCTGGCGCCAGCGTTCGACTACTACGCCCTGGGCAACCAGGCGCTGTACGGCGCCTGGGGCGCGCATGCGGAGTGGAGCTGGACGCTGTCGGCGCGCTCCCTGCTCAAGCTGGAAGGCGACTGGAGGGCGCAACGCTACCGGCGCCAGGACTACGCCGCCAGCTACGACGCGATCGTGCGCAGCGCCTACGCCACCTACTTCCGCAGCCTCGACGAACGCTGGACGGTGTTCGCCGGGCTGGACGTCAGCGACAGCGCCGCGGTGCGCGACACCGAGGCCTATCTGCAGCGCGGTGTGCGCCTCGGCGGTTCGCGGCAATGGGCGGGCGTCAGCGCCACCCTGTTCGCCTCCTACCGGCAGCGCGACTACGGCGCCTACAGCACGGTGTTGCGCGCCCGCCGCCACGACGACGAGCAGGGCTACACCTTCGTGCTGCGCGCGCCGCGGCTGGCCGTCGCCGGCTTCGTGCCGCTGCTGACGCTGCGCCGCAACCGCGTACGCAGCAACGTCGACTGGCTGTACACCTACGACCGCAACACGCTGAGCCTGAAGCTGGAGCGTGCGCTGTGA
- a CDS encoding NAD(P)-dependent oxidoreductase produces the protein MASIALLGGTGNVGRRLVAEALRRGHSVTVIARKPVDDLPEGVAFVQGDITADPAALGAKLTGHDVFISAARFAEVTPEHVLTAVRAAKIPRLAVVGGAGSLEVAPGMRLVDTPEFPAAYKSEALPGAAFLDQLHGVKDITWTFLSPAAFFGPGERTGQFRLGGDAFLTDAKGESRISYEDYAVALLDEIESPKHNGQRFSVVY, from the coding sequence ATGGCATCCATCGCCCTGCTTGGCGGCACCGGCAACGTCGGCCGTCGTCTTGTGGCCGAGGCCCTGCGCCGCGGCCACTCCGTTACCGTCATCGCGCGCAAGCCGGTCGACGATCTGCCCGAGGGCGTGGCCTTCGTCCAGGGCGACATCACCGCCGACCCGGCCGCGCTGGGCGCCAAGCTGACCGGCCACGATGTCTTCATCAGCGCCGCCAGGTTCGCCGAGGTCACGCCCGAGCACGTGCTGACCGCGGTGCGCGCGGCGAAGATCCCGCGCCTGGCCGTGGTCGGCGGCGCCGGTTCGCTGGAAGTCGCCCCAGGCATGCGCCTGGTCGATACGCCGGAGTTCCCGGCCGCGTACAAGTCCGAGGCGCTGCCCGGCGCGGCCTTCCTGGATCAGTTGCACGGGGTGAAGGACATCACCTGGACTTTCCTGTCGCCGGCGGCGTTCTTCGGTCCCGGCGAGCGCACCGGCCAGTTCCGCCTGGGCGGCGATGCCTTCCTCACCGACGCCAAGGGCGAGAGCCGCATCTCCTACGAGGACTACGCGGTGGCCCTGCTCGACGAAATCGAATCGCCCAAGCACAACGGCCAGCGCTTCAGCGTCGTGTACTGA
- a CDS encoding biliverdin-producing heme oxygenase, with protein sequence MTDLLAHASRAERLKAATHQAHARLDQRIMAAQPFASREHYKRFLQVQYRFHCDMESIYGNPVLASVVPDLAQRRRLPALVADLHDLGVAPPATGGTALHRTDYPRQVEALGWLYVAEGSNLGAAILAKLAARLGLHAQFGARHLAGPEDGRARHWRQFTAALDRIALATEQEQAVIAAARAAFAQVEAYVDLHLPAVPR encoded by the coding sequence ATGACCGACCTCCTCGCCCACGCCAGCCGCGCCGAGCGGCTGAAGGCCGCCACCCACCAGGCGCATGCACGACTGGACCAGCGCATCATGGCCGCGCAGCCTTTCGCCTCGCGCGAGCACTACAAGCGCTTCCTGCAGGTGCAGTACCGCTTCCACTGCGACATGGAGAGCATCTACGGCAACCCGGTGCTGGCCAGCGTGGTGCCGGACCTGGCGCAACGCCGGCGGCTGCCGGCGCTCGTCGCCGATCTGCACGACCTGGGCGTCGCGCCGCCGGCCACCGGCGGCACCGCGCTCCACCGCACCGACTATCCCCGGCAGGTCGAGGCATTGGGCTGGCTGTATGTGGCCGAGGGCTCCAACCTGGGCGCGGCGATCCTGGCCAAGCTGGCCGCGCGGCTGGGCCTGCACGCGCAGTTCGGTGCGCGCCACCTGGCCGGCCCCGAGGACGGGCGCGCGCGGCACTGGCGCCAGTTCACCGCGGCGCTGGACCGCATCGCACTGGCCACCGAGCAGGAACAGGCGGTGATCGCGGCGGCGCGTGCGGCCTTCGCGCAGGTCGAGGCCTATGTCGACCTGCATCTGCCAGCCGTCCCCCGATGA
- a CDS encoding SDR family oxidoreductase: protein MPQPHTLIVGGSSGIGLASARELLALGHRVTIAGRDAKRLEAARQAVSGDLATAVMDAAETDHLPQAFARLGALDHLVLALGSGKGAGPFATVALDDVRQGFEEKFFPHFAVAQAALPSLRKDGSLTFVSAVTAHAAMPGTAGIGAANAAVAALVPILAAELRPLRVNGVSPGVIDTPWWGFLDDAQKAAVFADYAAKTPVGRVGQPDDVAQAIALLVSNGFVSGQMLICDGGLRLGS, encoded by the coding sequence ATGCCGCAACCCCACACCCTGATCGTCGGAGGCTCCTCGGGCATCGGCCTGGCCAGCGCCCGGGAACTGCTCGCCCTCGGCCACCGCGTCACCATCGCCGGACGCGATGCGAAGCGTCTGGAGGCCGCCAGGCAGGCAGTGTCCGGCGACCTCGCTACCGCCGTCATGGATGCGGCGGAGACCGACCACCTGCCGCAGGCCTTCGCACGGCTCGGCGCGCTGGACCACCTCGTGCTGGCGCTGGGCAGCGGCAAGGGCGCGGGGCCTTTTGCCACGGTGGCGCTCGACGACGTACGCCAGGGATTCGAGGAGAAGTTCTTCCCGCACTTCGCTGTGGCACAGGCGGCGCTGCCGTCGTTGCGCAAGGACGGCAGCCTGACGTTTGTCTCGGCGGTGACGGCCCACGCCGCCATGCCCGGTACTGCAGGGATCGGCGCCGCGAATGCAGCGGTCGCCGCGCTCGTGCCCATCCTTGCGGCCGAGTTGCGTCCACTGCGGGTCAACGGGGTTTCGCCTGGCGTGATCGATACGCCCTGGTGGGGCTTCCTGGACGATGCGCAGAAGGCGGCGGTGTTTGCCGACTACGCCGCCAAGACCCCGGTCGGCCGCGTCGGCCAACCGGACGACGTGGCGCAGGCCATCGCCCTGCTGGTCAGCAATGGCTTCGTCAGCGGGCAGATGCTGATCTGCGATGGCGGGTTGCGCCTGGGCAGTTAA
- a CDS encoding YbaN family protein: protein MSRALWCGLGLLMLALGLIGALLPVMPTTIFLILAAYCFSRSSPRLEAWLLTHPRYGAPLRLWREQGAISRRGKAFAASGMAIGYLLFCCGAHPGAPLALGVGLAIAASAAFVLSRPAPRDPPAPPH from the coding sequence GTGAGCCGCGCGCTGTGGTGCGGCCTGGGCCTGCTGATGCTGGCGCTGGGCCTGATCGGCGCGCTGCTGCCGGTGATGCCGACCACCATCTTCCTGATCCTGGCGGCGTACTGCTTCTCGCGCTCCTCGCCGCGGCTGGAGGCCTGGCTGCTGACGCATCCGCGCTACGGCGCGCCGCTGCGGCTGTGGCGCGAGCAGGGCGCGATCAGCCGCCGCGGCAAGGCCTTCGCCGCCAGCGGCATGGCGATCGGCTACCTGCTGTTCTGCTGTGGCGCGCACCCCGGCGCCCCCTTGGCGTTGGGCGTGGGCCTGGCCATCGCCGCCAGCGCCGCGTTCGTGCTGAGCCGGCCGGCACCACGCGATCCGCCGGCACCGCCGCACTGA
- a CDS encoding helix-turn-helix transcriptional regulator produces MPPSSLPESAIRRRELGAFLRSRRERLSPAQAGLPASIRRRTPGLRREEVAQLAGIGTTWYTWLEQGRDVSPSIEALSALADALKLDAAERQHLFLLSDRPVPAPTAAGAEQVDAPLRRMLDSMETQPAYVLGRRWDVLAWNRAAQALFGDYDRLQGDQRNIMHLVFADPAHRRLLLDWEQLAPSALAMFRADSARHIGDPGFARLIDTLAQASPEFRQWWPKHDVLRPFDGHKRIQHPEAGRMTFEYTTLEVADRPGMKLVVYTPLDEDGTAQKLRELRSATACAADPL; encoded by the coding sequence ATGCCCCCATCCTCCTTGCCCGAGTCTGCAATCCGGCGGCGCGAGCTTGGCGCCTTCTTGCGCTCGCGCCGCGAACGGCTGAGCCCGGCTCAGGCCGGCCTGCCCGCCAGCATCCGCCGCCGCACGCCCGGCCTGCGACGTGAGGAAGTCGCACAGCTCGCCGGCATCGGCACCACCTGGTACACGTGGCTCGAACAGGGACGCGACGTCTCGCCCTCGATTGAGGCACTGTCCGCATTGGCGGACGCGCTGAAGCTCGACGCCGCTGAGCGGCAACACCTGTTCCTGCTGAGCGACCGCCCCGTGCCGGCGCCGACAGCGGCGGGAGCGGAGCAGGTGGACGCTCCGCTGCGGCGCATGCTGGACAGCATGGAAACCCAGCCTGCCTACGTGCTGGGGCGCCGCTGGGACGTCCTGGCCTGGAACCGGGCCGCGCAGGCGCTGTTCGGTGACTACGACCGGCTGCAGGGCGACCAGCGCAACATCATGCACCTGGTCTTCGCCGACCCGGCCCACCGGCGCCTGCTGCTCGATTGGGAGCAGCTCGCCCCGAGCGCATTGGCGATGTTCCGCGCCGACAGTGCCCGCCACATCGGCGACCCCGGTTTCGCCCGTCTGATCGACACGCTGGCGCAGGCCAGTCCCGAGTTCCGCCAGTGGTGGCCCAAGCACGACGTGCTGCGGCCATTCGATGGCCATAAGCGCATCCAGCATCCGGAGGCGGGTCGCATGACCTTCGAGTACACCACCCTGGAGGTCGCCGACCGGCCAGGCATGAAGCTGGTGGTGTACACGCCGCTGGATGAGGATGGCACAGCGCAGAAGTTGCGGGAGTTGCGCAGCGCGACGGCGTGCGCTGCCGACCCCTTGTGA